Proteins from a genomic interval of Arvicola amphibius chromosome 10, mArvAmp1.2, whole genome shotgun sequence:
- the Tmem184a gene encoding transmembrane protein 184A isoform X2: protein MRNASGLLKTAGAPLVSATWLPPSLPPAMPTVAAGPQMERVDNGSQGPPQLFLTSALARGVSGVFVWTALLLTCHQIYSHLRSYTVPQEQRFVIRLLFIVPIYAFDSWLSLLLLGGHPYYVYFDSVRDCYEAFVIYSFLALCFQYLGGESAIMAEIRGKPIRSSCFYGTCCLRGMSYSITFLRFCKQATLQFCIVKPVMALTTIVLQAFDKYHDGDFNIHSGYLYVTLVYNASVSLALYALFLFYFATRDLLRPFEPVLKFLTIKAIIFLSFWQGMLLAILERCGVIPEVQAVDGTRVGAGTLAAGYQNFLICIEMLFASLALRYAFPSQVYSEKKNSPAPPAPMQSISSGLKETISPQDIVQDAIHNFSPAYQQYTQQSTHEAPGPGQGGHPSSSTHPGPTSVSGGGKKSRNIEKRMLIPSEDL, encoded by the exons ATGAGGAATGCATCAGGCCTTCTGAAAACAGCCGGAGCTCCCTTAGTGTCAGCGACCTGGCTTCCACCCAGCCTCCCTCCGGCAATGCCCACAGTGGCAGCCGGGCCGCAGATGGAGCGCGTGGACAACGGCTCACAGGGGCCCCCCCAGCTCTTCCTCACCAGCGCATTGGCCCGAGGCGTGTCAGGCGTGTTTGTATGGACTGCTCTGCTCCTAACCTGCCACCAG ATCTACTCGCACCTGCGTTCCTACACCGTCCCGCAAGAGCAGCGCTTCGTCATCCGCCTCCTGTTCATTGTGCCCATCTACGCCTTCGACTCATggctcagcctcctcctcctcgggGGCCATCCATACTACGTCTACTTCGACTCTGTGCGAGACTGCTACGAAG CATTTGTCATCTACAGTTTCCTGGCCTTGTGCTTCCAGTATCTGGGGGGAGAGAGCGCCATCATGGCTGAGATCCGTGGCAAACCTATCCG GTCCAGCTGCTTCTATGGGACCTGCTGCCTCCGTGGCATGTCCTATTCCATCACTTTCTTACGTTTCTGCAAACAG GCCACACTACAGTTCTGCATCGTGAAGCCTGTCATGGCGTTGACCACCATCGTCCTCCAGGCTTTCGACAAATACCACGATGGGGACTTCAA CATCCACAGCGGCTACCTGTACGTGACCCTCGTGTACAATGCCTCAGTTAGCCTGGCTCTCTACGCTCTGTTCCTTTTCTACTTCGCTACCAGAGACCTCCTGAGGCCCTTTGAGCCAGTGCTCAAGTTCCTCACCATCAAAGCCatcatcttcctctccttctggcAGG GAATGCTGCTGGCCATCTTGGAGAGGTGTGGGGTCATCCCTGAGGTCCAGGCCGTGGATGGCACCAGGGTGGGGGCTGGTACCCTGGCCGCTGGCTACCAGAATTTCCTTATCTGCATCGAGATGCTGTTTGCCTCGCTTGCGCTGCGCTATGCCTTTCCCAGTCAGGTGTACTCAGAGAAGAAGAACTCGCCAG CCCCGCCAGCTCCTATGCAGAGTATATCCAGTGGATTAAAGGAGACCATCAGCCCACAGGACATCGTCCAGGATGCCATCCATAACTTCTCGCCAGCATACCAGCAGTATACACAGCAGTCCACACACGAAGCTCCTGGGCCTGGCCAGGGTGGGCACCCATCGTCCAGCACTCACCCTGGCCCAACCAGCGTCTCCGGAGGGGGTAAGAAGAGTCGCAACATAGAGAAACGCATGCTGATTCCGTCAGAGGACCTGTAG
- the Tmem184a gene encoding transmembrane protein 184A isoform X1, producing MTGQVSHEARPLRPGPKSFLLTEMRNASGLLKTAGAPLVSATWLPPSLPPAMPTVAAGPQMERVDNGSQGPPQLFLTSALARGVSGVFVWTALLLTCHQIYSHLRSYTVPQEQRFVIRLLFIVPIYAFDSWLSLLLLGGHPYYVYFDSVRDCYEAFVIYSFLALCFQYLGGESAIMAEIRGKPIRSSCFYGTCCLRGMSYSITFLRFCKQATLQFCIVKPVMALTTIVLQAFDKYHDGDFNIHSGYLYVTLVYNASVSLALYALFLFYFATRDLLRPFEPVLKFLTIKAIIFLSFWQGMLLAILERCGVIPEVQAVDGTRVGAGTLAAGYQNFLICIEMLFASLALRYAFPSQVYSEKKNSPAPPAPMQSISSGLKETISPQDIVQDAIHNFSPAYQQYTQQSTHEAPGPGQGGHPSSSTHPGPTSVSGGGKKSRNIEKRMLIPSEDL from the exons ATGACCGGCCAGGTTTCCCACGAGGCTAGGCCTCTCAGGCCCGGGCCAAAGAGCTTCCTGCTCACCGAG ATGAGGAATGCATCAGGCCTTCTGAAAACAGCCGGAGCTCCCTTAGTGTCAGCGACCTGGCTTCCACCCAGCCTCCCTCCGGCAATGCCCACAGTGGCAGCCGGGCCGCAGATGGAGCGCGTGGACAACGGCTCACAGGGGCCCCCCCAGCTCTTCCTCACCAGCGCATTGGCCCGAGGCGTGTCAGGCGTGTTTGTATGGACTGCTCTGCTCCTAACCTGCCACCAG ATCTACTCGCACCTGCGTTCCTACACCGTCCCGCAAGAGCAGCGCTTCGTCATCCGCCTCCTGTTCATTGTGCCCATCTACGCCTTCGACTCATggctcagcctcctcctcctcgggGGCCATCCATACTACGTCTACTTCGACTCTGTGCGAGACTGCTACGAAG CATTTGTCATCTACAGTTTCCTGGCCTTGTGCTTCCAGTATCTGGGGGGAGAGAGCGCCATCATGGCTGAGATCCGTGGCAAACCTATCCG GTCCAGCTGCTTCTATGGGACCTGCTGCCTCCGTGGCATGTCCTATTCCATCACTTTCTTACGTTTCTGCAAACAG GCCACACTACAGTTCTGCATCGTGAAGCCTGTCATGGCGTTGACCACCATCGTCCTCCAGGCTTTCGACAAATACCACGATGGGGACTTCAA CATCCACAGCGGCTACCTGTACGTGACCCTCGTGTACAATGCCTCAGTTAGCCTGGCTCTCTACGCTCTGTTCCTTTTCTACTTCGCTACCAGAGACCTCCTGAGGCCCTTTGAGCCAGTGCTCAAGTTCCTCACCATCAAAGCCatcatcttcctctccttctggcAGG GAATGCTGCTGGCCATCTTGGAGAGGTGTGGGGTCATCCCTGAGGTCCAGGCCGTGGATGGCACCAGGGTGGGGGCTGGTACCCTGGCCGCTGGCTACCAGAATTTCCTTATCTGCATCGAGATGCTGTTTGCCTCGCTTGCGCTGCGCTATGCCTTTCCCAGTCAGGTGTACTCAGAGAAGAAGAACTCGCCAG CCCCGCCAGCTCCTATGCAGAGTATATCCAGTGGATTAAAGGAGACCATCAGCCCACAGGACATCGTCCAGGATGCCATCCATAACTTCTCGCCAGCATACCAGCAGTATACACAGCAGTCCACACACGAAGCTCCTGGGCCTGGCCAGGGTGGGCACCCATCGTCCAGCACTCACCCTGGCCCAACCAGCGTCTCCGGAGGGGGTAAGAAGAGTCGCAACATAGAGAAACGCATGCTGATTCCGTCAGAGGACCTGTAG